In Calonectris borealis chromosome 22, bCalBor7.hap1.2, whole genome shotgun sequence, one genomic interval encodes:
- the LOC142091733 gene encoding olfactory receptor 6C74-like, protein MENQTTVMEFILLGLADDDQLQYVFFTTLLVTYILSLTGNILIITITLINRHLHTPMYFFLRNFSIVEIGFTTTVIPKALANLALGKKTISLSGCLTQSFLYFMLGTTEFLLLAIMSFDRYVAICKPLHYVAIMNSQVCSLLAITAWIGGTVLTLSPSVVYIQIPFCGSNIINHFFCDSTPMIELKCGNTKVLECMILISAVFTLLGSLAITAVSYINIIAAVVKIPAVAGRQKAFSTCASHLTVVSIMYGSCIFMYLTQTNRLDLSKVVSILNTVVSPLLNPFIYSLRNTQLQEALRESIKWSIVISKHPEI, encoded by the coding sequence ATGGAGAATCAAACAACAGTGATGGAGTTCATCCTCTTGGGtcttgctgatgatgatcaactCCAGTATGTGTTCTTTACCACCCTATTAGTCACCTACATCTTGAGTTTAACAGGTAACATtctcatcatcaccatcaccCTGATAAACCGTCATCTTCACActcccatgtacttcttcctcaggAACTTCTCCATCGTAGAGATTGGCTTTACCACCACTGTCATCCCCAAAGCATTGGCCAACTTGGCTTTAGgcaaaaaaacaatttctttaagCGGTTGTCTCACTCAAAGTTTTCTCTACTTCATGCTAGGTACCACTGAGTTTCTCCTGTTAGCTATAATGTCTTTTGACAGGTATGTGGCCATCTGCAAACCTCTACACTATGTGGCCATTATGAATTCACAAGTCTGCAGCCTGCTGGCGATTACTGCCTGGATTGGTGGGACTGTCCTTACTCTTTCTCCATCAGTGGTATATATCCAGATCCCATTCTGTGGTTCAAACATCAttaatcattttttctgtgaTAGCACACCAATGATTGAGCTCAAATGTGGAAATACCAAGGTCCTAGAGTGCATGATTTTAATCTCAGCAGTGTTCACCCTACTGGGTAGCCTAGCTATTACAGCTGTATCCTATATCAACATCATTGCTGCTGTGGTCAAAATCCCCGCTGTGGCTGGCAGACAGAAAGCCTTTTCCACCTGTGCCTCTCACCTCACTGTGGTGTCTATAATGTACGGCAGCTGCATCTTCATGTACCTCACCCAGACCAACAGACTGGACCTCAGCAAGGTGGTGTCCATCTTGAACACTGTGGTATCTCCTCTGCTCAATCCATTCATCTATAGCTTGAGGAACACACAGTTGCAAGAGGCCCTAAGGGAGAGCATCAAATGGAGTATAGTTATTTCTAAACACCCAGAAATTTGA